Genomic window (Zingiber officinale cultivar Zhangliang chromosome 2B, Zo_v1.1, whole genome shotgun sequence):
GTACTACTATTCATTTTGAATTAGTTCATATTTGGGATCCTTGTCCTATTTTGTCTGAACTtggttttagattttttttttttattattcttatgTAACTTGGTTATATTTAATGAAAAGTCGttctgaattttttttctctGTTTTATGCATTTTGTGTTAAGCTTAAAACTCAGTTCAATATGTCAATCCATACTTTGCGAAGTGATAATGTCAAGTAATATACGTCCGGTGTATTCCAATCTTATATGGGTCATAATGTCATGCTTCATGAAACCTCTTGTGTTGATATCTATCCCAAAATGGTGTGGTCGAACGTAAAAACAAACATCTTCTTAAAATTGCACAAgttcttttatttcaaatgaaTGTTCCTAAACCTTTCTGGACTAATGCAGTTTGTACAAAATGTTTTCTCATTAATCGCATGCCAtcctttgttcttcatgatgaAGTCCCGTACAAAATCCTTTTTCCCAATGAGTCGTTATTTCCTGTTAACCCTAGGATATTTGGTAGCACTTGTTTTATTCGGGATGTTCATTCACATGTCACTATATTAGATCTCAAATCTTTGAAGGGTATATTTTTTGGTCATTCTCGTCTTCATAAAGGTTACAAGTATTATTCAAGTCTACTTCAAGGTCGTCACTCCTCGTGGTTGGATATCAGCAACTCCAGGCTTCAGGGTGTTCACTGCTCATGGCTAGATGTTCTGGCATGTGAGACTGCTAGTTGTGTGGATGGTATTTGTCATGCGATGTTGGACAGTATTTTGTGAGATTGGTACCTGCTAGGGTACTATATGATTTCATACCTTAGATAGCTACTCGTATATGATATTTCATCATAAGTGAATAGTTATCTTCGGACACATGTTATGTTGTACCATGTTacctttcataaaaaaaaatctactccAGGTGTCAACCTCTTGATTCATGTCCTGCACCTGCTACTTCATCATCAGATCCAATCCCAAGCGATGATCTTCCTATTGCGTTACGGAAAGGTAAACACAATGTACTTATCCTacttcttcttttgttttttataATAGCTTATTGtcttccttttattcttttattactTCACTTGACTCTATCTCTATTCCTAAAATTGTCCGTGAGATCATATCTCATCTCGGTTTGAAAGATACAATGATAGAGGAGATGAATGCTTTAGATGACAATGACACTTGGTCGAACTACTTTCAAGGAAATTGGCTATTGGATGCAAATGGATATTCACAGTTAAAGTCAATCCAGTAAAAGTCCATCTTGTTGCTAATGTGAATTATTCAAAATTGACATTTGTTCGCTTGTTTATTTCAATAACCGCTACTTATCATTAGTCTTTCCATCAACTTGATATCAAAAATGTTTTTCTTCATAGTGATCTTTAGGAGGAGGTGTATATAGAGCAACCTCTTGATTTTGTTGCTCCAAGCAAGTCAAGGCGAGTTTGTCATCTTTAAAAATCTTTGTATGGTTTGAAACCGAGTTTTTGTGCTTGGTTTGGAAAATTTAGTCAGATTGTTGAAAATTTTGGTATGATGAAAAGCAAATTTGACCATTTTTGATCTACAACCGGTCAAGAGGAGTTGTAGGATTCTGTTAGTTGTGTATGTGGATAATATTGTTATCACTAGATGTGATACTATGGGAATCTCATCTCTTAAACCTTTCATTCATACTCAGTTTCACACAATAGACTTATGGTGCTAAAGTATTTCATGGGTGTTGAAGTTACGAGGAATAAAAAAAGGTATATTTCTATCTCAGAAAAAATATATCCTCGACCTATTAACTTAGATAGGAAAATTGGGGCCAAAGCCTTCAAAACATGCACCTCATAGGATATGGGAAAATATTTGAACATCCTGAGAGATATCAAAGGTTGGCTGGGAAATTGAATTACCTTACCAtgactcgtccagatattgcATATTCGGTTAATGTTGTTTATGTCATCTCCAATAATTCATCATTGGACAACGTTAGAGCAAATTTTATGTTACTTGAGAGGAGCACCCGGATGGGATATATGCAAATCATGGGCACACTCATATTGAATAtttttcagatgcagattgggcaggttCCAAAATGGATAGATCTATTTCAGATTATTGTATCTTTATCGGAGGAAATTTAGACTCAtggaagagtaagaaacaaaacATTGTCACGATCTAGTGCAAGTCAGAATATAGGGCTATGGCACAGTATATGTGTGAGATAATGTGGATATATCAGCTCTTAACTTAAGTGGGATTTAAAATTTCAGTACCAGCAAAACTATGATGTGATAACCAAGCTACTCTTCATATTGTATCGAATCCTGTGTTTCATGAGCGAACTAAGtacattgaaattgattgtcattttGTTCGTGAGAAAATTCTAAGCTTGATCTCTACAACATATGTGAAGACGAGAGAACTAGGGGACATCTTCATAAAAACTTTAAATGGGGTTCAGGTTGATTATCTTTGTAACAAATTGGACATGATTAATATCTATGCTCCAACTTGGGGGgagtatcatatatatatatatatatatatatatatatatatatatatatatagtggtgATACCCTACATAGGGTTGTAAACGAGCTGAGTTTTGAGGTGTTTAAACTTGCTTGATAAGGCAACCGatccgagccgagcttaaaatgaaccaaacttttgaaataattattcaagcttgacttggtttattttttatgaaccaAACGAGAgctcaagcttatttgtttaattaatcttgtgtatattgaacgaacataaataagctcttaTCAAGTCGAACATCAAGTCTGTTTACGAATGCTTAGTTCATTTATAGCCCTAACCCTGCATACCCCGTTCATGGGCGACTCTCAGGCGCCCCGAGTAAATTTCGACCACTCGGGGCGTCCGGGCGAGTCTAGGAGCCCGAACTCAGTGAGAGTCGCCCAATAGTGGCCCACGAACGGGTGTGCAGGGTATCAccacactatatatatatatatatatcaattagCAAGTTGTCAATTAACCTAATTATAATTTCCTAAGAGAGATTTTTTCCTAATATAAATTCCTAGTTTGTATATAAATATACCTCACTGTTCAATAAAGTATACATATTCTTtttatctaaaataagagttTGATATATGCTTATTAGTACAAAAGGTCTTATTAGGAGGAATAAAATGAATCAAATATTAAACTACGGAATTTCTGAACCCAACTCCCATTAGAGTACATTATAAAGCAATTTGTATTAAGCAGAATTATAAAAACATGCTAAGAGAAATACTTACTGTGTGTGCAAGCAATTCATATTACGCAAAATATACAAATGTACAAATgctcatttttattaaaaaaaacacaaatttatCTAATGTTATTTATACAATAACCTTagacaaataaaaattaataaagtcAACTAAACAATAACAAAATACCATGCAAAATAAGCATATATATATtataagataataataataaagtataTGCAGGAAACAAAAAACACATGTAATTGTTTCAATCTCATAACAAAGCCCCCACAATTTCATTTATAAATACGAGTTATACCTCTCACATTTCAAAACAATTAGATTATTATTCTAATAATGTCAGTCGGGTAATTAAGAAAGTAAGCAATCACAGATTGATAACATATCAAAATTACAGAAATGTCCTAACTTTATCCCATTAACAAGCAGACTCAATCTCATAACAAAGCCCCCACAATTTCATTTATAAATATGAGTTATACCTCTCACATTTCAAAACAATTAGATTATTATTCTAATAATGTCAGTCAAATTGGGGGTAATTAAGAAAGTAAGCAATCACAGATTGATAACATATCAAAATTACAGTAATGTCCTAACTTTATCCCATTAACAAGCTGACTGCCTAGTTGACTATTTATTTACTCAATATTCTCcttaaaacaattttaataaacACAAATAACTCTGAAACAATTTCTGGTATATATCTAAATAGTAGATAAATGAATATTATAACAGACCAAATTATAGGTTCTTACAATTATATCATTGTAGTCATGTaatgtgaatatgcatgattccATGTTCTCAAATTACATGCAAAAGATCTTCTCGTATTCTCATGGACACAATCATTTTAATGTGATATTAAAGATATAGGATGCACATATATGACATTTATATTGAATAGGAATCATGCAACATGGGATTAATTGCTGGGAAGAGAACATGAAAATTTGTACCTGATTAATATTTGCAGCTATAATCTTTTCATCCTAAAATTTTATCATAAACTTTTGATTATGCTAGAGGCAGTACTGCTTTTCAGTATGCTATGTAGTAAGCTGTCAACCTACCTTGGTTTAGCATAGACAACAGAAGTGCATTTTGCTAGGCATAGTCTATGCTTGGCAAAGTTAGTATGACAATCTAATATTTAGGTGAGAATTAGATGTAGGGAAAAGTTTCTAATTCATTGGAACGTGATAGGTTACATTATCAGAGGGCAAACTTTGCCCAGGAGAAACAGACCATGCTGATGACATCATCACTAGGGACTGAGGATCACTTGCGAAGAAACTTTGTGAGTCATCTTCCGAAGCATCAGCATTGATAGCTAACTCCTTTCGCCTAACCAAGAAATTATCTGATAAATGATTTCCCCATATGTCATAAGTATGTTCTTTTTTGATCCCATGACTTTCCtcctctttcatgcatttatccTTGCTATTCTGTCCTGGAGCACGAGCAGGAGGTGCAATTGGTGAACATGGGGCTAAAACACTTGAAGAACCAATATGGTGACGAGTGAAACCATATTCTGGAAAATTCACATTAGGTGCAGCTGGGTGTCTAGGCGATTTCGGATTTGCAGGAGACTGCCTTTGAGTAGGCACTACACCGACCATTTTGCATTGCTTATCAGATTCCAATACTCTCCCCGGTATAGTAATTTCTGAATCATGCATCTTATAGTGCCTTTGTTCCAAAGATAAACCAGTATATGGAAGATCACTTCGTGGAGAAACAGACCATGCTTTCTTTGGAGTAGAAGCATTCGAGGATACAGGTGACGATGACGTGGAGTTCCCACTCTGACTGCTAGAAACTTCAAGTTGCGCTGCTAATCCAGCTCCAGTagctcttctctttcttcttcttcctttctcccTAATAACTTTAATAGTCAGACTACCGCGTTGTGGAGTTTCTATCATACTGAATTGATCAAGACTTTTGACATGGTTAGTTGGACACGAGATTGGGACTTCTTTTTGATAATTAAAATCTTGCTTCCCTTGTATCATTCTGGGGTGGTTAAGCGTAACATTTTCACAAACACGATATCTGTCCACAAATTTAACCTTAGAGTTCTCACCTTCGCTAGATGACCTGCATTACCAAATGTGAAAACAAAAGCTATAAATCAAGTACTAATCAGGATCATTCTATTATAACAAAAAAGAAATGAAATGACTAAAGAAACCAACCTGGAGAGTTTTGCATTATGATGACTGCAATTTTTTCCAGCCTTACTCACTGTTCGATCAGAATTCTCATAACAATCTTCAGTAGCCACGAAAAAGGAGTGTGGTTTTTTACTTGCCAACAATATCACAAGGGCAGAAACAGAAGCAAATATAAAAAGAGAGAGTTTCCATTGCAGTGGTTGGATAAGTGTTTGCCTACACTGGCTGAACATATCAAATGGAAGGCTTGCTTTCATAGGTATTACAAAGATGCCAGTACTTAATGCTAGCTCAAGATCCCTCTGAACAACATGCGTAGAGAAATCAGCATTGTATGAAATTACAAGCCTTACTGATTCCCCTGGTTCCAGAGTAAAATGTTCACATTCATGAATGGTAAACCCATCCAAACTACATTCAGTTCCTGAGATACTAAGTTTCTTCACCTGAAGAAGAAGATCACCAATATTTTTGACATATATCTCCTTGGAAATTCGATAGCTGCATAAGGAACTGGTGTTTTTGAGGCTTGTTATAAAATTTGCAGATGACATGTTTAGTGGTAAATGATTGTCAAATTCAAGCTTCCAGACAGGTTCACCATCCTCCAGAAGGGTGAGAGAATATGACCCTCCGAATGCTTGAATAGGAAACCATTCCACACCAGAAAGATTATTCCGTATCAAACCTGAGCTTCGCCACATACATCGATTTGCAGGTCGAAAGATAATTGGCCCAAACATCACAGTTTGAGAAGGATGAAGCAAGGCCTCTGTCACTGCTGAATCTGATAGGGAGAATCCAATTCTTGACTTTGGAAAGTTGATCTCGGTAAACCTACTAGAGAAGGTATACTCATATGGTTCATCAGTTTTGCAATGATCAATCACCTCTGCTGAGTTCAGTATAAGCTGCATTACAACAGGCTGTTGGCTAGGATTGTGTACAGAGATCCACTTAAAGAAATGTGTTCCAACTAGGACCACAGGAAAGAACATTTTGCATTCTTCAAGGACAGAAGTGTCAGTTCCAGCACCATGAGATATCCAATTGCTAAGTATTAGCTCATCCACTTCAAATGTTTTCAATAACTTTGACTGCACGTAGAAAACACAACATAATTGAAATGcaagaaaatacaagaaaaacaaaGAGGAAAATACAAGAAGATTGCATAGCTAAATATGCCGCCAATTTACTGGATCTTAAAGTAACTTCAGTGTTTGAGTTTAAATTTCCATTGTTCCAAAGTCTAACATAGACATTGAGTAAAGAACTGGATCCATCAAATAGCACAGACCCTCCTCTGCAATGCAATAGCCTATATGATGGAAATTTGATCAGATTTTCATTACCACCACTTATAGTTATATGGGCTTCAGAATATGAATACAAATACATAATTATTACTAGTAATGTGGTTCATAATTCTGCAaactataattaaaaaattttagtgCAACAAAGGTAAGGCATCATTGCTATGATGGATTTTAACAGTGCAATGAAGCAGCACTGTAACTATGATGAAATTTTAAGAGGGTGGTAGTTCAAATGTATAGATCTTATACAGAATAGAAATTCTACTTTAATGGTAAAATAATGGATATGTAATGGTTTTCCACAGGAACTAAGGGATTGTTCCAACTACGGTGTGATCAATATGAATGTCCTCCAACCAACAAATATGAATGTCCATTATCCAGAGCATCTAAGTGTTAATTCAAAGGAATCTTTTTGCTAGAACAGACAATCACGTCATTTATCAGAAAGTACCGAGTATCAAAACTGAAACAGAGAGTAGGATACCATAGAAATAAGGGGTATCAAATGTGACAAGGTTAATGAATCAAGGTTTGTATCATGAATCATTTAGTGATTTCGGGAATCATGAATTGTAAGATTCAtgttaatcattaaaaaaaatatgtaaaaaaatcAACCTACTAAAATTTGTAGAAATATCATATTTAACACCGTAATATGATTAACAAATTAATAAAACACAATAGCATATTgccaaaaatagaaaaaaaatgtgTTATAAAAAATGAAATATGAAAATGAAGTATGTGGAAGTAAACATAATTATTCGTGAAAATGAGTCAAATCTAACAgcaatacaacaacaaccaagtcttatcacACTAGGTGAGGCCGGCTGTATGGatcattttacgccattgagctctatctcctactatatcatcatttatacttaaataaattttatcttatcttattgttactaaccaagtctttttttttatcttccttttcctcgtttgatatgtgtgtgTGTCAtatttcacatcgtctaactggagcatttattggtcattaCATGCCCGTACCATCTTAAGCATGTCTCTTGGAGTTTTCCCTCAAGAGATGCAACTCCGATTGTCtctttaatgctctcatttcttattatgtccatcctcgtatgtccacacatccaccttaacatcctcatctctataactctcatcttttgctcatgttcttgagtcatagcccaacattcagctctatATAACATAACAGGTTTATCTGCAGttttatagaactttcctttaagtttaagagataCTTTACGCTTTCTTCCATTTTAACCATcctgcttatattctatgtaaaacatttctttcaatccctccatcattttgctaaaatgatcctaaatatttaaagctctcggttcccaataactcgtcatctcctatcttaacaattatctcattacgtctaatattgctaaacttaaattccatatattctgtttttattctactaaacataaaacattttccttctagtatttcctgctaaaattctagtttagcatttactcattcacgtgtttcatctatccaaacaatatcatttgcaaacaatATGCACCAAGATACTATGTCTTAAATGTGTGCAGTAAGTTCGTGcataattaatataaaaagatagggacttagagttgatccttgacgTAATcctatatttattaaaaatacttcagttactccaTCTGAAATCTTTACtcttacatcctcgtacatatctttaattagttcaatatatgttacgctaacacctctcttttctataattctccatataatttcttttaggactctatcataagttttttctaagtcaaggaaTATCATGTgcagatcttatttttgctcccgatatttttcaattaattatttaagaagatgtatagattctattgtcgaccttcaaGGCATGAAcgcaaattgattttcggtcaccgtggtctccttccttaatcttttttctattacttttttccaaagtttcatggtatgacttattaatctaatacccctatagtttgtacaattttgtacgtctcccttgttcttatataagagaactagagtactaatcctccattgatcaaacatttttttcattttcaatatcatgttaaataattttataagtcattcaatacattGTTTCCCTAgccacttccatacctctatcagaatatcatctggtctaaCGGTTTTTCCATTGTGAATCCCATATtcccatttaaagtttgttttacatctgaagtttgaattctacgataaaaattttaatttctatgctcatttgatttacttaaattacctaagttaagttgatcacctaaaccTCCATTAAAAAgatgaaaatacttcttccaccgttcttttatttcttcatcgtttactagtaccctattacattcatctttaataaattttatttggataagattcctttctctcactctagttattctataaatgtctctttccccttcttttgtatccaattttttatataaccgttcaaaagtttcattctttgcttcattcactactttgtTAACTTTTTTCtttgctattgtatatttttttaagttttccttgttcttataaatatataattccttataagctattcattttttccttcactttctcttgtactttctcattccaccatcaagattctttacttaatggTGCATGTccttttgactcaccgagtacactcgcagctactatttttaactttaataccatcttatctcatgtcgtattagagtcacagtatatttcacctaatgcttgtactcctactttctccttaaatatattttgcttcccatgcttcaacttccactacttaattctaggagtcatatatattttctttctattgatactatatttgaggcatatatccaacactactaacctatgttgggtagttgaGTTTTCTCCATgaatgactttgcaatctttacaaatctttctatccttcttcctaattaTAAAAAAtcctaactataagaaagtcaattgtgatttattattctcacttttgaacgtgactaagtgttcttctcttttcttaaaaaacgtattagctaatataaaatcatatgctatcgcaaaatctaatataatttttccaTCCTcgtttctcgttccaaacccatcaCTCatatgtaccctctcatattcctcatttttcaacatgcccatttagatcacctcctatgaAAATCATCTCATTTGGCGaaatgttttgtaatatttcatctaagttgtttcaaaaccttgatttggtagcttcatctaatcctacttgcaaTGCATATGCGCTAATTATGttaatagtttctttcgccactattattttAAAGGCtataattttatttccttttctaactactcctacaacttcatcctttaatgaactatctacaacaatacccactctattttttactttactatttcctatgtaccataacttaaaactcgagttctctATCAACTTTGCCTTCTTGCcaacccattttgtctcttgtacacacaaaatgttaatttttctcctaagtcTAATAGCAATATTTATCTAAATATAATAATAGCCTAAAGCCTGCCTAGATAGTAATGGAATTTGAATGTTAGAATCTGGATTTTATTGTAGTAATCTAGATGCTGAAAGCTGGGATTTTCTGGTGTTTTGGTTATGTTGAGGACTTAAGGGAGAAGCTGGATATAGGAATGAGGATGTGCACTGAGTTGATAATCCACCAAAGGTGTCTGGTTGAATGCATAGGTCCCTAGAGTGAGGAAGTGCAGTAGGGCTGCTGAAGATGTGCGAAGAAGATGATCGACTGCTGAGGAATGCCTGATGGTAGATGAAGAAGTTGGTGAAGTAGTAGTCTC
Coding sequences:
- the LOC122045817 gene encoding uncharacterized protein LOC122045817; protein product: MMLSCAVHIRSLFRGSLRPRSRPFPVLRWLSLVFGVLIVLVTSCVGAYNSCADDSVRGACVGAASFGFPATLVGLGPPEDDSCQDPDYGAQVGATISKWRPGGLAAFRSSNGRVVSCSLVDSMSGVDDWLSAGGKSSDMVDSTSCMAPLLADVWMSTSSGNTSELHDHSKHVDSGLHDGSSMDVEIIPHSLDWGERALYTPSIVSLTVKNPHKNRVLHVFESYSSNPQYFSHGFQELIVAPGGSTSIAFVFLPKWLGSSSAHLVLQTSSGGFIIKARGIAVESPYKIEPLVGISAPNNRKLVWDFSLHNPFNDVLYVEEVSTWLSLPSQTNQSLHFICRMDESQQLSSGLDYLLADKEWFRLESNTSEMRWLDIRPNKQWEVAPNKAESVLLMQLWPYNEGKVLGGTCLKLRNSRLDKTATVVLPLELEIHGKTNYSDGSGLITLDIEAFEPLDVMEAVVIISLTNHGADLLRLVSIELTDGLDLFTVRYKEGFLLFPGAVAKIGSVSYSRTFLSMEIEPEIPSDCKLSIATNNSDSSVMEISCLDLIYASSFSEQGSGIVASKASYISWSSQSEEEKHTNSRTGSLKGIANASAPAESKLLKTFEVDELILSNWISHGAGTDTSVLEECKMFFPVVLVGTHFFKWISVHNPSQQPVVMQLILNSAEVIDHCKTDEPYEYTFSSRFTEINFPKSRIGFSLSDSAVTEALLHPSQTVMFGPIIFRPANRCMWRSSGLIRNNLSGVEWFPIQAFGGSYSLTLLEDGEPVWKLEFDNHLPLNMSSANFITSLKNTSSLCSYRISKEIYVKNIGDLLLQVKKLSISGTECSLDGFTIHECEHFTLEPGESVRLVISYNADFSTHVVQRDLELALSTGIFVIPMKASLPFDMFSQCRQTLIQPLQWKLSLFIFASVSALVILLASKKPHSFFVATEDCYENSDRTVSKAGKNCSHHNAKLSRSSSEGENSKVKFVDRYRVCENVTLNHPRMIQGKQDFNYQKEVPISCPTNHVKSLDQFSMIETPQRGSLTIKVIREKGRRRKRRATGAGLAAQLEVSSSQSGNSTSSSPVSSNASTPKKAWSVSPRSDLPYTGLSLEQRHYKMHDSEITIPGRVLESDKQCKMVGVVPTQRQSPANPKSPRHPAAPNVNFPEYGFTRHHIGSSSVLAPCSPIAPPARAPGQNSKDKCMKEEESHGIKKEHTYDIWGNHLSDNFLVRRKELAINADASEDDSQSFFASDPQSLVMMSSAWSVSPGQSLPSDNVTYHVPMN